ACTTAATAGCGGCGACTCAGTACGCGTGCGCGGAAATCCTGGTGGAAGGTGGCATCTGAAACCCAAACCCAAACCGGTTATAAACCAACAGTTTACATCATACTCACGTCCATCGAGTGACATACACACGCCCTTACTGAATAGATCATATCTTCGTGAGCATGAAAGGAATTCGACACCTTGTACAATTCGACCATATCCTCCACCTGCCATATATGGCTACACTACTCCCGTATCTGAACCGGTTATAAACCAACAGTATACATCAAACTCACATCCATCGTGTGACATACACACGCCCTTACTGAATAGATCATATCTTCGTGAACATAAAATGAATTCGACACCTTGTACAGTTCGACCAAAGACTACACCTGCCATATATGGCTACACCAGTCCCGTATCTGAACCGGTTATAAACCAACAGTATACATCAAACTCACGTCCATCGTGTGACATACACACGCCCTTACTGAATAGATCATATCTTCGTGAACATAAAAGGAATTCGACACCTTGTACAGTTCGACCAAAGACTACACCTGCCATATATGGCTACACCAGTCCCGTATCTGAACCGGTTATAAACCAACAGTATACATCAAACTCACGTCCATCGTGTGACATACACACGCCCTTACTGAATAGATCATATCTTCGTGAACATAAAAGGAATTCGACACCTTGTACAGTTCGACCAAAGACTACACCTGCCATATATGGCTACACCAGTCCCGTATCTGAACCGGTTATAAACCAACAGTATACATCAAACTCACGTCCATCGTGTGACATACACACGCCCTTACTGAATAGATCATATCTTCGTGAACATAAAAGGAATTCGACACCTTGTACAGTTCGACCAAAGACTACACCTGCCATATATGGCTACACC
Above is a genomic segment from Mya arenaria isolate MELC-2E11 chromosome 2, ASM2691426v1 containing:
- the LOC128221632 gene encoding uncharacterized protein LOC128221632, whose product is MELKPSEIYFSQDSINNVFGKRCRHSYHLIGESLDAICENRCNIHSIPTISVMKKNGRWITSDNRRLWVFRQLERLGKCKTVPVHTTDHIPAGKMTALNSGDSVRVRGNPGGRWHLKPKPKPVINQQFTSYSRPSSDIHTPLLNRSYLREHERNSTPCTIRPYPPPAIYGYTTPVSEPVINQQYTSNSHPSCDIHTPLLNRSYLREHKMNSTPCTVRPKTTPAIYGYTSPVSEPVINQQYTSNSRPSCDIHTPLLNRSYLREHKRNSTPCTVRPKTTPAIYGYTSPVSEPVINQQYTSNSRPSCDIHTPLLNRSYLREHKRNSTPCTVRPKTTPAIYGYTSPVSEPVINQQYTSNSRPSCDIHTPLLNRSYLREHKRNSTPCTVRPKTTPAIYGYTSPVSEPVINQQYTSNSRPSCDIHTPLLNRSYLREHKRNSTPCTVRPKTTPAIYGYTSPVSEPVINQQYTSNSRPSSDIHTPLLNR